The Labilithrix sp. nucleotide sequence GAAGTTCACGCCGGCGGAGGGCCATGTCCGCGTCTCGCTCCAGCGCGTCGATCGCACGATCGCGCTCACGGTCGCGGACACCGGCGCCGGCATCCGCCCCGACGTGCTGCCCTACGTCTTCGATCGCTTCCGGCAGGCGCCGGGCGCCGCGCGCACCAGCGGCGGCCTCGGGCTCGGCCTCGCGATCGTCCGCCACCTCGTCGAGCTGCACGGCGGCCGCGTCCAGGCCTACAGCGAGGGCGTCGGCCGCGGCTCGCGGTTCGTCGTCACGCTCCCGGTGACGTCGATCGGCGAGCGGACGCCGGCCGCGCGCGCGTACGCGCAAGGCTACGCGCCGCCGCGGCTCGACGGCCTCCGGATCCTCGTCGTCGACGATCAACCCGATGCGCGCGAGCTCGTCGTCTCGCTCTTCGAGGAGGCGGGCGCGACCGCGATCACGGCCGCGACGGCGGAGGAGGCGCTGACGCGCGTTCGACACGAGACCCCCGACGTCATCGTGTCCGATCTCGCGATGCCGATCGAGGACGGCTACACGCTCATCCGCCGCGTGCGCGAGCTGCCGCCGGAGGAGGGCGGAGGCACGCCCGCGGTGGCGCTCACCGCCTACTCGCGGCTGGAGGATCGAACGCGCGCGCTCCGCGCCGGCTTTCAGATGTGCCTGACCAAGCCGGCCGAGCCCGCCGAGCTCCTCATCGTCGTGGCTGGGCTCGCGCTCCGCGCCGTCTCCGCGCTGCGCACCGTCGCGGTGTCAAGGGCTTGACTCGACAATGCCACGATCGAGCATCCTGCCGCGCACAGGTGACGAACCCGAGCATGGACTTAAGTTGCTCCCTCGAACTCGTTCGAAGGAGAGGTCGCTTGACGTTTCGTCAACGTTCGAAGGCAAAGCTCCGTGTCATCGGCGATCGCGCGCGCGATCCGGCCGCCGTGCTCGCGCTCGTGCGCGCCTGCGCGGCCACCGGTCGCTACCGCGTTTGGTCGCGCGCGATCGCGAAGCGCGGTCACGTGTTCGCCGATCTCGCTGCGGCGCTCCGCGCGCCCGCGTCGGCGGTGTGCGCGGACGCGAAGGCGAACGAGTGGCTCGTCCACGGCGCCGGGATCGACGGCGAGCCGCTCGTCGTTCGAGTCGCCGTGCGCGCACGGATGGTGACGATCGTGGACGTACGCGCGACAATGAAGAAGGCACCTCGATGAAGCGATGCGAATGCGGCGGCGATCTGAAGGCCGGACCCCAGCGCCTCTCCGCCGTCGCGGGGGGGCGCCGCTTCCGCGCGACCGTCACCGCGCCGGTCTGTCGTCGCTGCCGAGCGTCGTTCGTCGACGGCCGGCTCCTCGAGCGGTTCGACCTCGCGATCGCGTGCGATCTCGCGATGCGCGGGCCCGCCGACGGCGAGACCTTCCGCTTCCTGCGGAAGGCGATCGGGCTCGCCGCCGCGACGCTCGCGGAGCTCCTCGGCGTCAGCGCGGAGACGATCTCGCGCTGGGAGAACGGGCAGCGCGCGGTCGACGGACCGGCGTGGATCACGGTGGGGACGCTCGTCCTCGAGCGCGCGGGCCGCCCAACGTCGACGCTCGATCGGCTCGGCGTCCTCGCGCGCGACGCGCGCCCCGCGTCGCCCGTCACGCTGGTCGTGCAGCCGCAGGCCGCGACCAAGATGTAGCGTTTGTCCCTGCGCGTGCTCGTCGCGCGCGCCGAACCGGGCCGTTCGCCGCGTCTCTGCACCTCACGCGACACGCGATCGCTCACCTCGACGCGAGGTCGTCCGCGAACGGGCGGCGGCGAGCGCAGGCGCGGACCGTGCACGCACCCACGCGCGATGAGCCCTCCTCTTGTGCCGCACGACCGCCTCGAGACCGGAGTCGCAGGGCTCGATCGCGTCCTCGGAGGCGGGCTCCTGCGCGGCGGCCTCCACGTCGTCGCCGGGAGAGCCGGCGTCGGAAAGACGACCCTCGCGAGCCAGATCGCGTTCCACTCCGTCGCGCGCGGCGCCCGCGCGGTCTACGCGACGTTCCTCGTCGAGCCGCACGAGCGCCTCCTCCACCAGCTGCGCTCGTTCGCGTTCTTCGACGGCGCGCGCGTCGGCCGCGAGCTCGTCTACCTCGACGCTTACCCCGCCTTCCGCGCCGGCGGCCTCGACGCGCTCACCGGCGCGCTCCGCGGGATGATCCGCGATCGCGACG carries:
- a CDS encoding helix-turn-helix domain-containing protein gives rise to the protein MKRCECGGDLKAGPQRLSAVAGGRRFRATVTAPVCRRCRASFVDGRLLERFDLAIACDLAMRGPADGETFRFLRKAIGLAAATLAELLGVSAETISRWENGQRAVDGPAWITVGTLVLERAGRPTSTLDRLGVLARDARPASPVTLVVQPQAATKM